A segment of the Bacillota bacterium genome:
GATCTTGTCGCCGTGGATGGGAATGTCCGCCTGCAGTTCCGGAGGCACAGCCACCTTCGTGTTGGCGGGTGTTACGAAGAACTTCTTCATCCACTTCTCCTGCAAGTCACGCCGCAGGTTGTAATCGATCCAGGCATATGCCAGATCCTTCACCTTGCTCCCCTTCGTGACGTTGAAGTCCTGCTCGAACATGAACACGCCCTCGGCGGGCGCCACCCACGCGATGGGCAGCCCCTGGCGCCGCAGCCGGGCCACCGCGGGGGCGTCAAGGATCCCGATGTCAATCTCCCCCTGGGAGAGCAGCTTCTCCATGTCGCCCGAGAAGTCGGTCTGCTTGAACGGCTTGAGCTTCTTGATTTCCTCCAGCGCCGCATCAATCTTGTATTGGTCTCCGGTGAACACCTTGGCCACGAGCAACACAAACATCATGCCGGCAGAATTCGTAATGGTGTACAACCCGAGCCTGCCATTGTACTCGGGCTTCCACAGATCCTTCCAACTGGTAGGCTGATTCTTGATGCGGTCCGTGCGGTAAGCAATCCCAATGGGTTGGACGAGGCCCAGCACACCGTTATCGTCCTTGTTGCGCAGCAACGGGTGCACATCCTTCAGACTGGGGACCTTATCTGGCGGCAGCGGAACAAAGAAGCCTTCCGCCCGCTCCTGGCTGGCCCAGATCTCATTGGTCATCACCACGTCGTAAGGCGGGTTGTCCACTCCTGCCGCACGCAGCTTCGCCAGCCAGTCCTTGGCCAGCCCCACCGCCAGCTCAACCTTGCAGTTGTACTCCTTCTCGAACCCTGGGATGACCTCCGACCGGAAGAACTCCTCGAACGCGCCACCATAGCTGGTCACCACCACCTTGCGCGGTGGCTGCTGCTGGCCGCCCTGGCCTTGCTGCTTAGCGCACCCGGTGGCCAGGACAAGCAGACTGCAGGCCAACAGCAGAGCCACCACCCGGTCCCGAAGCCGACGACCACGCCTCCCGTTCATGTCTCCCTCTTCCTCCCTCCGTGCAGGAATCCACCTGGCACGTTTCTGCCAAACCCTAGCTCTGACTCTCAGCGGCGATGGCCTCGATCTCCACCAGAGCACCCTTGGGCAGGGCTTTCACCGCCACTGCGGACCTGGCGGGCGGAACGGAACCGACGAACCCGGCATATACCTCATTTACAGCCGCAAAGTCCCCCAGGTCCTGCAAAAACACCGTCGTCTTGACCACGTTATCCATCGACATGCCCTGGGAAAGCAGT
Coding sequences within it:
- a CDS encoding ABC transporter substrate-binding protein, translated to MNGRRGRRLRDRVVALLLACSLLVLATGCAKQQGQGGQQQPPRKVVVTSYGGAFEEFFRSEVIPGFEKEYNCKVELAVGLAKDWLAKLRAAGVDNPPYDVVMTNEIWASQERAEGFFVPLPPDKVPSLKDVHPLLRNKDDNGVLGLVQPIGIAYRTDRIKNQPTSWKDLWKPEYNGRLGLYTITNSAGMMFVLLVAKVFTGDQYKIDAALEEIKKLKPFKQTDFSGDMEKLLSQGEIDIGILDAPAVARLRRQGLPIAWVAPAEGVFMFEQDFNVTKGSKVKDLAYAWIDYNLRRDLQEKWMKKFFVTPANTKVAVPPELQADIPIHGDKISTILTWDWEWVNREKQSLTEKWNKEFTR
- a CDS encoding RidA family protein; the encoded protein is MGKVSVQCSQAPAAIGPYSQAIRAGSFVFLSGQLPLDPATGQVVGTTAAEQAQQALRNLSAILLSQGMSMDNVVKTTVFLQDLGDFAAVNEVYAGFVGSVPPARSAVAVKALPKGALVEIEAIAAESQS